In the genome of Streptomyces aquilus, the window GCCTCGGCATCGTCGCGGGACAGGCCCCAGGTCGTCTGGGTGAGGTCGTTGGTGCCGAAGGAGAAGAAGTCGGCGGCCTCGGCGATGCGTCCGGCGGTGAGGGCGGCGCGCGGGAGTTCGATCATCGTGCCGATGGGCAGATCGAGCGGGGTGCCGGTCTGGGCCGCGACCTCGGCGAGGACACGCTCCGTCTCCGTCCTGGCCAGGCGGAGTTCCTCGACCGTGGCGACGAGCGGGATCATGATCTCGGCACGTGGATCACCGCCGTCGCGCAGCCGCCGGATCACGGCCTCCGCCACGGCCCGCACCTGCATCGCCATCAGACCCGGCACGGCGAGCCCGAGGCGGACACCCCGCAGACCCAGCATGGGGTTCTGCTCGTGCATGCGCTCGACGGCGTGCAGCAGGGCCCGGTCGTGCGGGTCCGGGTGCGCGCGGGAGGCGAGGCGGACAGCGAGTTCGGTGCGGTCGGGCAGAAACTCGTGCAGCGGCGGGTCGAGCAGCCGGATGGTCACGGGCAGGCCGTCCATCGCCGCGAGGATGCCGGTGAAGTCGGCGCGCTGGAGCGGCAGGAGAGCGGCGAGCGCCTGCTCCCTCGCCGCGTCGTCGCGGGCCAGGATCATCGCCTCGACCAGACTGCGGCGTTCGCCGAGGAACATGTGCTCGGTACGGCACAGGCCGATGCCCTGGGCGCCGAGAGCGCGGGCGCGGGCGGCGTCCCGCGGAGTGTCGGCGTTGGCCCGGACCTGGAGGCGGCGCACGGAGTCGGCGTGAGCGAGGGCGCCCAGCACGGCTCGTGTCAGCGACCCGCTCCCGGTGCCGTTCTCCAGAGCGCTGCCGACCTCGGACGCGGCGAGCGGCAGCGCGCCCTGGTGGACGGTGCCCGCGGTGCCGTCGACGGAGACGGTGTCTCCCTCGTGTACGACGACACCCTCGGCGGTCGTGAACCGGCGGGCCACCGGGTCGACGGCCAGTCCGTCCGCGCCGCACACACAGACCTTGCCCATGCCGCGGGCCACGACGGCCGCGTGGCTGGTCTTGCCGCCCCGGCTGGTCAGGACCGCCTCGGCGGCGATCATGCCGGGCAGGTCGTCAGGGGTGGTCTCGCGGCGGACCAGGACCGTCCTCTCGCCGGCGGCGGCCCGTCGTACGGCCTCGGCGGAGTCGAAGACCGCGGCGCCGACCGCCGCACCCGGTGAGGCGGGCACGCCGTGGGCGATGGGTACGTCGGTCGAGGTGGTGGCGAAGCGGGGGAACATCAGCCGGGTCAGTTCGGTGCCGTCGACCCGCATCAGGGCCTCGTCGGAGCTGATGGTGCCGTCCACCCGCAGGTCGTGGGCGATACGGAAGGCGGCCTCGGCGGTGCGCTTGCCGACGCGGGTCTGCAGGATCCACAGCTTTCCGCGTTCGATGGTGAACTCCACGTCGCACAGGTCGCGGTAGTGGTCCTCCAACGTGCCCAGGTGGTCGCGGAGTTCGACGTAGGCGCGCGGGTCGATCGACTTCAGCGCGCTGAGCGGCAGGGCGTCGCGGACGCCCGCGACGACGTCCTCGCCCTGGGCGTCGGGCAGGTAGTCGCCGTACATGCCGCGGCGGCCGGTGGCCGGGTCGCGGGTGAAGGTGACGCCGGTGCCGGAGTCGGGGCCGAGGTTGCCGAAGACCATCGCCTGGACGTTGACGGCGGTGCCGAGATCCTCCGCGATGTGTTCGCGGCGGCGGTAGACGCGGGCGCGTTCGCCGTTCCAGGAGTCGAAGACCGCGCGGATGGCGCGGGCGAGCTGGTCGGCGGGGTCCTGCGGGAAGTCCTCGCCGGTCTCGCGGCGGATGAGGCCCTTGAACTCCTCGGTGAGTTCGACGAGTTCGCCGGTGTCGAGGCCGTGGTCGTCCGTGGTGCCGCGCCGGGCCTTGTGGGCGGCGATGGCCTGCTCGAACAGGTCGCCGTCCACGCCCATCACGGTGTGGCCGAACATCTGGATGAGCCTGCGGTAGGAGTCCCAGGCGAACCGCTCCTGCCCCGACGCCTTGGCGAGCCCGGTGACGGACCGGTCGTTGAGGCCGATGTCGAGGATGGTCTCCATCATGCCGGGCATGGAGAAGCGGGCGCCCGAGCGCACGGACACCAGCAGGGGGTCGTCGGGGGCGCCGAGGGTCCGGCCCATCGCGCGCTCCAGGGCGGCGAGGGCGGTGGCGGCCTCGACGGCGAGCTCGGGCGGCTCCTCGCCGGTGGCCAGGTAGACCTTGCAGGCCTCGGTGGTCACGGTGAACCCGGGCGGGACGGGCAGCCCGAGCCGGGTCATCTCGGCGAGCCCGGCTCCCTTGCCGCCGAGCAGGCCGGCCAGGTCACGGCTGCCCTCGGCGAATGCGTAGACGTACTTGACCGGCGCGTTCATCGTGGCCTCTCAGGCGTGGGGTACGACGGCCACGGGGCAGCCGACGTGGTGGATGGCGGCGTGGGCGACGGGCCCGGTGCGCGGGCCCGCCGGGCGGTCGGTGTCGCGGCGGCCCACGACGAGCAGGCTCGCCCCGGACGCGGCGCGGACCAGCACGGACTGGGCGCGGCCCTCGGTGACGGTCTCGACGACCTCGACCTCGGGGTACTTGTCGCGCCACACCTGCAGGACGGCGGTCATGAAGCCGAGCCATTCGTCCGCGCGCTGCGGCTCCTGCACCAGGCCGATGTCCCCGGGGCCGAGCGCGAACG includes:
- the ppdK gene encoding pyruvate, phosphate dikinase, translated to MNAPVKYVYAFAEGSRDLAGLLGGKGAGLAEMTRLGLPVPPGFTVTTEACKVYLATGEEPPELAVEAATALAALERAMGRTLGAPDDPLLVSVRSGARFSMPGMMETILDIGLNDRSVTGLAKASGQERFAWDSYRRLIQMFGHTVMGVDGDLFEQAIAAHKARRGTTDDHGLDTGELVELTEEFKGLIRRETGEDFPQDPADQLARAIRAVFDSWNGERARVYRRREHIAEDLGTAVNVQAMVFGNLGPDSGTGVTFTRDPATGRRGMYGDYLPDAQGEDVVAGVRDALPLSALKSIDPRAYVELRDHLGTLEDHYRDLCDVEFTIERGKLWILQTRVGKRTAEAAFRIAHDLRVDGTISSDEALMRVDGTELTRLMFPRFATTSTDVPIAHGVPASPGAAVGAAVFDSAEAVRRAAAGERTVLVRRETTPDDLPGMIAAEAVLTSRGGKTSHAAVVARGMGKVCVCGADGLAVDPVARRFTTAEGVVVHEGDTVSVDGTAGTVHQGALPLAASEVGSALENGTGSGSLTRAVLGALAHADSVRRLQVRANADTPRDAARARALGAQGIGLCRTEHMFLGERRSLVEAMILARDDAAREQALAALLPLQRADFTGILAAMDGLPVTIRLLDPPLHEFLPDRTELAVRLASRAHPDPHDRALLHAVERMHEQNPMLGLRGVRLGLAVPGLMAMQVRAVAEAVIRRLRDGGDPRAEIMIPLVATVEELRLARTETERVLAEVAAQTGTPLDLPIGTMIELPRAALTAGRIAEAADFFSFGTNDLTQTTWGLSRDDAEASFFPLYLNKGVFTTSPFETIDQEGVGRLVELAAQAGRAVNPRLETGVCGEHGGDPDSIHFFHRAGLDYVSCSPFRIPAARLEAGRAAVADRTGNSDSR